A single window of Plectropomus leopardus isolate mb chromosome 12, YSFRI_Pleo_2.0, whole genome shotgun sequence DNA harbors:
- the LOC121951554 gene encoding purine nucleoside phosphorylase-like, translated as MSVSEIVPGESYEECRATADWLLSSTQIRPTVGIVCGSGLGGLAEMLKDPQAFKYSDIPNFPRSTVHGHAGRLVFGTLKGKPCVCMQGRFHLYEGYPIQKITLPVRVFKLMGVETIILTNAAGGLNQDYKVGDVMILKDHINMPGFAGNNPLAGPNDDRFGVRFPCMSDAYDRELRQLANDVASELGYSDFMREGVYCVLGGPSFETIAECRMLHRLGADAVGMSTVHEVIVARHAGMRCFALSLISNRAVMDYDSQERANHEEVLETGRQRAEQLEKLVSTMVARLEHNNNNSF; from the exons ATGTCTGTGTCCGAAATTGTGCCTGG TGAAAGCTATGAGGAGTGTCGGGCGacagctgattggctgctgtCCAGCACACAAATACGGCCGACTGTGGGAATAGTATGCGGCTCAGGTCTAGGGGGGCTGGCTGAGATGCTCAAGGACCCTCAGGCTTTTAAATACAGTGACATTCCTAACTTCCCCCGGAGCACAG tgcatGGTCATGCTGGCCGGCTGGTGTTTGGAACACTAAAAGGGAAGccgtgtgtttgcatgcaggGCAGGTTCCACCTTTACGAGGGCTACCCCATCCAGAAG ATCACGCTGCCAGTGCGCGTCTTCAAGCTGATGGGTGTGGAAACGATCATCCTGACCAATGCAGCTGGAGGCCTCAACCAGGACTACAAAGTGGGAGACGTCATGATCCTCAAAGACCACATCAACATGCCGGGGTTTGCTGGAAACAACCCACTGGCTGGACCAAATGATGACAG ATTTGGCGTCCGCTTCCCCTGCATGTCTGATGCCTATGACCGCGAGCTGCGGCAGTTGGCCAACGACGTGGCATCAGAGCTGGGCTACAGCGACTTCATGCGGGAGGGAGTGTACTGCGTCCTGGGAGGTCCTTCTTTCGAAACCATCGCTGAGTGTCGCATGCTGCACAGACTGGGTGCTGATGCTGTTG GGATGAGCACTGTCCATGAGGTCATCGTTGCCCGCCACGCCGGGATGCGTTGCTTTGCCCTGTCGCTCATCAGCAACCGGGCAGTGATGGACTATGACAGCCAGGAGAGGGCCAACCACGAAGAAGTCCTGGAGACGGGCAGGCAGAGAGCCGAGCAGCTGGAGAAGTTGGTGTCCACCATGGTGGCCCGACTggagcacaacaacaacaactcctTCTGA